In Streptococcus parasuis, the following proteins share a genomic window:
- the pepF gene encoding oligoendopeptidase F, with product MSNAMPKRHEIDVQLTWNTNLIFPDNQAYKDALVTYKKQVENFEASYKGKLSTLETIVSALKEYEGLAILESKLSHYAFLPLEVDKMNTELASLSNDFDLTIAYTIPKLSFLPTELSLLDQDVLESVIADQPQWESYIQNIIRQKPYQLHPLQEELLANFAPTFGQPYNNYGVTKFEDMTFDSFEANGETLGNSYVLFENDYELSHDTEIRRNSAAGFYSTLKKYKNTTAATYLSHIKNEQIEARLRGFDNTIDFLLHSQNVSRDLFDRQIDVIMKELAPHMRRYVKLVAKAHGLDKITHADLKISLPSEYNQRITPEESKQFLIDCLGILGEDYVKMIEQSFDERWIDFAQNEGKATGGFCATLYDGPSYILLSWTGLMNEVLVLAHELGHAGHFQLAKKQSVLSYEPSLYFIEAPSTANEVLTCNTLLKNNQDPGFQAYLISELISRTYFHNMVTHLLEAAFQREVYTRLDNDEYLNGDILCQIKLDIIKEFWGEDFEIGDDAGLIWMRQPHYYIGLYPYTYSAGLTIGTAMAKQLEEHPEEVVEKWLETLSLGASLSAQDLAKHAGVDVSTDQPLKETIAYVGSLVDKLESLI from the coding sequence ATGTCTAATGCAATGCCAAAGCGTCATGAAATTGACGTTCAACTTACTTGGAATACCAATCTGATTTTTCCAGATAATCAGGCCTATAAAGATGCCTTGGTAACCTATAAAAAACAAGTTGAGAATTTTGAAGCAAGTTACAAAGGAAAATTATCAACACTTGAAACCATTGTTTCTGCTCTAAAAGAATACGAAGGCTTAGCTATTTTAGAGAGTAAATTATCACACTACGCTTTCCTACCGCTTGAAGTTGATAAAATGAACACCGAGTTAGCCAGTTTGTCAAATGACTTTGACTTGACAATTGCCTACACAATTCCAAAATTGTCTTTCTTACCTACAGAACTGAGTTTATTAGATCAAGATGTATTGGAAAGTGTGATTGCTGACCAACCTCAGTGGGAATCATACATCCAAAATATTATTCGTCAAAAACCATACCAGCTTCATCCTTTACAAGAAGAGTTACTTGCAAACTTTGCACCAACATTTGGTCAGCCTTATAACAATTACGGTGTGACCAAGTTTGAAGATATGACCTTTGATAGTTTTGAAGCCAATGGTGAAACACTTGGAAACAGCTATGTTCTCTTTGAAAATGATTATGAACTCAGTCATGATACCGAAATCCGTCGCAATTCAGCTGCTGGCTTCTATTCAACCTTGAAGAAATACAAAAATACAACTGCTGCAACTTATTTGTCTCATATCAAAAACGAACAAATCGAAGCTCGCTTACGTGGTTTTGACAATACGATCGACTTCCTCTTGCACAGTCAAAATGTCTCCCGCGATCTCTTCGACCGTCAGATTGATGTCATCATGAAGGAATTGGCTCCTCACATGCGTCGCTATGTGAAATTGGTTGCTAAGGCTCATGGTTTGGACAAAATCACACACGCTGACTTGAAAATCAGTCTTCCTTCTGAATATAACCAACGCATCACACCTGAAGAATCCAAACAATTCTTGATTGACTGCTTGGGTATTCTTGGAGAAGATTATGTAAAAATGATTGAACAATCTTTTGATGAGCGTTGGATTGACTTTGCTCAAAACGAAGGCAAGGCAACAGGTGGCTTCTGTGCTACTCTTTACGATGGACCATCATATATCCTACTATCATGGACAGGTTTGATGAATGAGGTCTTGGTATTGGCTCACGAATTGGGACACGCTGGTCATTTCCAATTAGCTAAGAAACAAAGTGTGCTGAGCTATGAACCATCACTATACTTCATCGAAGCTCCATCTACTGCAAATGAGGTCTTGACATGTAATACACTCTTGAAAAACAATCAAGATCCTGGTTTCCAAGCCTATTTGATTAGTGAATTAATTAGTCGTACCTACTTCCACAACATGGTGACTCACTTGCTTGAAGCCGCCTTCCAACGTGAAGTTTACACTCGCCTTGATAATGATGAATATCTAAATGGGGACATTCTCTGTCAAATCAAGCTAGACATCATCAAGGAATTCTGGGGTGAAGACTTTGAAATCGGTGACGATGCAGGTCTTATCTGGATGCGTCAACCACACTACTACATTGGTTTGTATCCATATACCTACTCAGCTGGTTTGACCATCGGTACGGCTATGGCGAAACAATTGGAAGAACATCCTGAAGAAGTTGTTGAAAAATGGTTGGAAACCTTGTCACTCGGTGCAAGTCTTTCTGCCCAAGACCTTGCTAAACACGCTGGTGTTGACGTTTCAACAGATCAACCTCTTAAAGAAACCATCGCCTATGTTGGTTCATTGGTTGACAAATTAGAATCCTTAATCTAA
- a CDS encoding ATP cone domain-containing protein, producing MQVIKRSGEIVEFDPEKIYQAILKAAQTVYVIDETWRKNLAQVTKKVVLDLEEAHTERPTISMVQSQVEHRLLDAGYISIAEHYISYRLQRDLERNGYADKIIVHLRFEQVR from the coding sequence ATGCAAGTCATTAAACGTAGCGGAGAAATTGTTGAATTTGATCCAGAAAAAATTTATCAAGCTATTCTCAAGGCAGCCCAAACAGTTTATGTTATTGATGAAACTTGGCGGAAGAATCTTGCTCAGGTAACCAAAAAAGTTGTTCTTGACTTGGAAGAAGCTCATACAGAGCGACCAACGATTAGTATGGTTCAATCTCAGGTTGAACATCGTTTGCTTGATGCGGGTTATATCTCAATTGCAGAACATTATATTTCTTATCGTTTACAACGTGATTTGGAACGTAATGGTTATGCTGATAAGATTATTGTACATTTGCGTTTTGAACAAGTACGTTAA
- a CDS encoding alpha/beta hydrolase translates to MDYCFIKGTSPRLLVFFHGTGGNKESMLFLRQQLDPEDSVLSLDGSWGQGRDRRFFAPLIDGQLDLVDFELRLSAFLDFWQDLATQSYQQITFVGFSNGANFIMGLLTKQSNLADNYILLHPSALDYAFPMENSRAEILFTLGQNDHLVDQVALENFVDDWQASAFPKANLARFDKGHFLSQDELTYVRNWYQERINEKA, encoded by the coding sequence ATGGATTATTGCTTTATCAAAGGGACCAGTCCCCGTCTCTTGGTCTTTTTCCATGGTACAGGTGGCAACAAGGAATCAATGCTCTTTCTTCGCCAACAGCTGGATCCAGAAGACTCTGTCCTTTCCTTGGATGGAAGTTGGGGCCAGGGTAGGGACAGGCGTTTCTTTGCTCCGCTGATTGACGGTCAGCTGGATCTTGTCGATTTTGAACTGCGCTTGTCGGCTTTTCTGGATTTTTGGCAGGACTTAGCTACTCAATCCTACCAGCAGATTACCTTCGTTGGCTTTTCAAATGGTGCTAACTTCATCATGGGCTTGTTAACCAAACAGTCAAATTTGGCGGATAATTATATCTTGCTCCACCCCTCGGCTTTAGATTATGCGTTTCCTATGGAAAATAGCAGAGCAGAGATTTTGTTTACACTGGGGCAGAATGACCATCTCGTCGACCAAGTTGCTCTTGAAAATTTTGTAGATGACTGGCAAGCGTCAGCCTTTCCCAAAGCCAACCTAGCTCGTTTTGACAAAGGGCACTTTCTAAGTCAAGACGAATTGACCTATGTGAGAAATTGGTACCAAGAAAGAATAAACGAAAAGGCCTGA
- a CDS encoding VOC family protein codes for MNNTGIHHISSLVGNIHQAYHFYHHILGLKLTLKTVNQDDSSMYHLFFGDAEGRFGTEFTIFDMPTLPRQREGANRLERTIFLVKDFAALEFWQKRLTEFEVENEGIQAFGNGHILNFQDEDGQLLGLTYYESTGDMLPVETKDIPVDVAILGIAGIQMRVREEKALIDLLEDRFGFVEEYRFEYQGQEVISLVFDNEFQHRVQVMVDKESKISVIGVGGIHHVAFGVLDESDLEEMVDHLNHQNRPHSGIINRDFMYSLYFRAPNYLMFEVATMTGEREAPMPTQKDQLDEVELFLPSFFEEDRQEIEKNLSHRYSLSVCI; via the coding sequence ATGAACAATACAGGTATTCATCACATTTCAAGCTTGGTTGGAAATATTCATCAAGCCTATCATTTTTATCATCATATTCTCGGCTTAAAATTAACCTTAAAGACGGTAAATCAGGACGATTCTTCTATGTATCATTTGTTTTTTGGAGATGCCGAAGGCCGCTTTGGAACGGAATTCACCATTTTTGATATGCCGACACTACCTCGACAACGGGAGGGGGCAAATCGTTTGGAACGAACCATTTTTCTAGTCAAAGATTTTGCTGCCTTGGAATTTTGGCAGAAAAGATTGACAGAGTTTGAAGTGGAAAATGAAGGAATTCAGGCCTTTGGAAATGGGCATATCTTGAATTTCCAAGATGAGGATGGCCAGTTACTTGGATTAACCTATTATGAATCCACTGGTGACATGCTTCCAGTCGAGACCAAGGATATACCGGTTGATGTGGCAATTCTAGGTATAGCGGGCATACAGATGCGGGTTCGTGAAGAAAAAGCTCTAATTGACTTACTTGAGGACCGTTTTGGTTTTGTGGAAGAATATCGATTTGAATACCAAGGACAAGAAGTGATTTCACTAGTGTTTGATAACGAATTTCAACACCGAGTGCAGGTTATGGTTGATAAGGAATCAAAAATAAGTGTAATTGGTGTTGGTGGCATACATCATGTTGCTTTCGGCGTGCTTGATGAATCTGATTTAGAAGAAATGGTTGACCATTTGAACCATCAAAATCGTCCACATTCTGGTATTATCAATCGAGATTTCATGTATTCCTTGTACTTCCGAGCGCCAAATTATCTCATGTTTGAGGTTGCAACGATGACAGGTGAACGGGAAGCTCCTATGCCAACTCAAAAAGATCAACTGGATGAAGTCGAGTTATTCTTGCCAAGTTTCTTTGAAGAGGACAGACAGGAAATCGAAAAAAATCTCTCCCACCGTTATAGTCTTTCAGTTTGCATTTAG
- a CDS encoding MIP/aquaporin family protein, with the protein MTNELIGEVLGTALLVLLGNGVVAGVVLDKSKAKDAGWIVITIGWGLAVAMAAFVSGLLGPAHLNPAVSIAMAFAGNLPWGSVVPYILAQFIGAFIGSILVYLMYKDHYDATEDTGAVLATFSTGPAIRNLVSNTISEAIGTFVLVLGLLAFGQYDFPTGLGTLIVGGLIVSLGVSLGGPTGYALNPARDLGPRIMHAILPLKHKGDSDWGYAWVPVVGPIIGGLLAAILYGLIF; encoded by the coding sequence ATGACAAATGAATTAATCGGTGAAGTATTGGGAACCGCCTTACTAGTCTTACTAGGTAATGGTGTGGTAGCAGGAGTAGTACTAGATAAGAGTAAGGCCAAGGATGCTGGTTGGATTGTAATCACAATTGGTTGGGGTCTAGCAGTAGCCATGGCAGCTTTTGTGAGTGGTTTATTGGGACCTGCCCACCTCAATCCAGCTGTATCAATTGCAATGGCCTTTGCAGGAAATCTCCCATGGGGGTCTGTAGTCCCTTATATCCTTGCTCAATTTATCGGAGCCTTTATCGGAAGTATCTTGGTTTACCTCATGTACAAAGACCACTACGACGCAACAGAGGACACTGGTGCTGTATTGGCAACTTTCTCTACTGGACCTGCCATCCGCAACTTAGTTTCTAATACAATTAGTGAAGCAATCGGAACCTTTGTTTTGGTCTTGGGATTACTGGCTTTCGGTCAGTATGATTTTCCAACAGGTCTTGGCACTTTAATCGTCGGCGGTTTGATTGTTTCCCTCGGTGTTTCTCTTGGTGGTCCAACAGGATATGCCCTAAACCCTGCGCGTGACCTTGGTCCTCGTATCATGCATGCCATTCTTCCATTGAAGCACAAGGGAGATTCAGATTGGGGTTATGCATGGGTACCAGTAGTTGGTCCAATCATCGGCGGCTTGCTGGCGGCTATCCTATATGGTCTCATATTTTAA